GCTCAGAGATAATTTAGGgatctaaaaaacaaaaatatatttaaaaactgtttttttgttattactatttttcttgcatttaattttctgattggcttctttttaacaaaaaaactagTATTATTGCCCATGTTGCGCATGAGTCTATTTGActgtatttaaaattatttactatCATAGttcttaatcaaaataaattattctttGGCCAAATATTCTATAAATTTGAATAGCAGTTTTTcaaattccaaaattttaaagaggAGGAGCAAGGGTAAAACAATAATTCATGTAGATAatattatccaaaaatatttaaaaatataaaatatattgaaaatattttatttgatctACTATTCACCAGTGATATTATATGTCCGGATAACAAATAGtagatataatttaaattattttcaaagaaGATTTCTCACCATAACTAAATCTTGAGATACTTAGAGTTAAGATATCAAATTGATTTGGTAGCTAAAACCAAACACATGAATTAGTTGAATTATGACAGAGTGAATTTACATACCATTGATGATATGATTTAGCCATTGCTTTCCATGCATATTGGAGAATGTTGAAAACTGTTAGTAGAAATTGCGACTTCGTTTCTATAACACATAGCATAAGACATGATTAGTTTCTctgcaaaattttaaatctatttgAATTTGATTATGTAATTTAAATCATTTACCATTGCTATAGATTGTGGTTTGACTTTTGATGTCATTGTCGAAATCTCTGTGTTTATTCTTCTATTTTAGCAGTGAGatcaacaaatatataaaaataaagttttcacTTGTTACATCAACGACAAATGCATCAACGACAAATGCATCAACGACAATTTAATAGCAAATAATTGAAAACTTAATGAAAACTGTGTGAAGAAAACAATTAGATCGATAAGCAGTTTTTGGTTGTGATGAAGAACATATAAGCagttttttatcaatatataagCAGTTACTAAATCAGATTTTGTAACTTCCCTTTTTTGCTGaacaaaaaatagaataaatacgTGGgatttttcatgattttttgtttatatagatttttaatttttttgtaaagttttgacatgtgtcaaaaATTTGGTTGTTATGTAACTtgtgctttagtatatagaggattaATGAGTTCTAGTTTGATTGGTCATGTACATAAAttagttgataaaaaatatGTAGAAAAAACTGTTTATagatttctttttgtaaaatattgcTTATGtgtcaattttgtttttgtcaagTGACTTATGCTTTAgtatataagagatatatttTAGTTAGAAAGAATTAGAAAATGACATAAAAgacaaataacatgaaaaagtGTGATTCAAATGAGATGTGTCGTAATTAGAAAGACAAAATGTGTTGCATCACAATTGacattctatttttaaaattgtaaatgtCATAACCCTCACCCCCTCGGCAACAAATAAAACCTTGTGCGTACATTCTCTTAGTAGATATAAGAGATGTGATTGTGAAAGAAATACTATATAAGAACGATAGTTTTCAGTGTATAAAATGATGACAGTACCATATATCACACCACCTCTTTGTGGCTTAGGATTTAACGATTGTGGATTCTGGGTTTAGTGGATATAGATCATTACTAGAAACAAAGGATTTCATTTCTAGATCAGTCATACCAGTTGTAGTGCTCGAACTACCATGTGTCGTAGTATCTATATCCACTAGTTTTGAGATGCTCAAGTTATGTCCAAATAAACCATGATCTGGCATAACACTTGTTATATCGAGCTCTCCCTCAAGCATTTGCACGGCCTCTGACATTGTTGGCCTTAATGAAAGAGTTGAATTTGTGCAAACGAGAGCAACTTTGATCATTCTCACTGCTTCTTCACTTTTAAAATCACCTTCGAGGATCGGATCAATGACCTCCATTATGTCTCCTCTCTTTTCCAGTGTCAGCACCTATAATTAATGTTAAAAACACAAAGATTCAATGTAAAACATGACTCAACTAGGCCAAATAAAATCTCCATGGTTACCCAATTTATAAGCGGGATGTCATCGGCActtcctttcttcttcacaGTACTTCTCCCACTAACAATCTCCATTGCCACAATACCAAAGCTGTACACATCTGCTTTCTCTGTTAATTGACCCCATAGTGCATACTCGGGAGCCATATATCCGCTGCATAATATAAACCAAGACTAAGCTATAATAGAagttcttgtttttgttttgcaaTATACTCTTACATAGTTCCAGCAATTTTGGTGCTAATGTGACTGTGTTCTTCGTCATGGAGCCTAGCCAATCCAAAATCGGATATCTTTGCATTAAAGTCAGTGTCTAGAAGCACATTAGTGGTTTTTATGTCACGGTGAACCATCTTGATCGTAGATCCATAGTGCAGGAACTCAAGGCCTCTTGCAATTCCAACACATATCTTTTGTCTTGTTGACCAGTTCAATTTATGGGAGCTCTTTCCTAGAATTAGAAATGTAAAGCACAAAAATAATGATATCAACATCACATCACATATATGCATATACACAGTACATTCTTGAAGTAggctaaaaaaaaaattattccacAAAGAAAGATTAATTATATAGGTATTCTAGTGATGATTTCTTTTAATATCCATATAATgcatattattaaaagaaagtaTGAATGCCTTTTATTTACCATAAAGCGCAAGAGCAAGGGAGTTCTTTTCCATGTACTCGTACACGAGAAGCAACTGATTCTTCTCAACACAACATCCATAAAGCTTGACAAGGTTTGGATGATTCAGACCTGAAATCATGCCTATCTCATTAACAAATTCACTATTTCCTTGGGATGAATCAGAAGAAAGCTGCTTGACTGCTATCATAGTTCCATTTGATAGTTCTCCCTGCAATAAGTTTCTTATATCAGCATGTTTTGTTTAACTGCTTTGATATAACACAAAATATGTTTGAGAACTTGGCATCTATATATAACATACTTTGAATACGGATCCAAAACCcccttctccaagtttattagCTTGATCAAAATTGTTTGTTGCAGCTTGTAATTGTCTCCACGTAAAACAAACTGTTTGTAGACACTGAGCTATGAAGATCAGGTTCCAAAGAAAATTCATCAGTACTTCTATGGGCATATAACAACGAATGAATGGATTCATTATACACTTTGTAAACTTTGATACCTCTTTCTTTTATGCTCTTGTCTTCTATGTATTTTTTTCGAGCTGCATATATCCCCAAAGACAAGAAAAGAATTGTTACCAAGCCACCTATTGCCCCCAAAATCATGGGATAACTAGAGTGATGTTTTGTTTTCTCCACTGCAAATGAAACACTGAAGATGTGAATATCATGATTGTTACCCAGCTATATAAATGTGTTTTTAGCAAAATagtatatttctatttttattttggaccTCCACATCGCCGCTCCTGGCCTGAAATTTTGAAAGATGGACCATATTATCGCCATGCGGCCACAACTAGCATCAATAATATGAAGTTTTCTGAAGCAATGGACAAGTGTTCTTACTGTGGCATAATGAAATTGCCGAGATAAGAGGACCATAATATCCTCTGTTGGGAATGAGGGTTGTCCCTTTCCCGGCCCAATACAACCGAATCTCTAACACATGATTGGTCACATTAACATCTTTCAGTTCTTGAACTATAGGCTTCATAGTCCCATTAGCCTCCTCTTTGATGTTAAAATCTCTCAAGAACAATTTTCCCTACAAGTGCAAATAAACTTCAATCTTCCATGCAACTTATTTTCAAGAAAGattaaagaacaaaaatatgaaGCAAGTTATGATGCTTCACCTGGATATACACATCAAAAATGCGCCTACCGAGACTAATGTATAGTTCTTCTGTAAACTGAATCTCCATGAAATGAAGGTTTACATTGTAGGTTTCATTCTCCAAGCAAAATGCATAATAAACAAGAGAGAGGGCAGATCGACGTGCAGTCTTATAAAGATCAGAATGTTCTCCAGATAATGTTGAATCAGTTGAAATGATGTACGTGTCATCATC
The sequence above is drawn from the Raphanus sativus cultivar WK10039 chromosome 7, ASM80110v3, whole genome shotgun sequence genome and encodes:
- the LOC108830581 gene encoding probable LRR receptor-like serine/threonine-protein kinase At1g29720 isoform X1, producing the protein MYEKTANQYTYVLYITNVFSYSTAVNALKEIATTLGIKRLNLSAGDPCNVRTLMIIQEKQGVIANSAKNNSIVCDCSFNSNTTCHIKVIEVKTLNLPGKLPPQLAKLRYLQKIDLCLNYLSGTIPMEWASLQYLTSISVCANRLTGNLPRGLQNFKNLTYLSVEANQFSGTIPDELGNVTSLTTLHLASNNFTGSLPSTLARLVNLEDVRVCDNDFTGVIPEFIGNWSRLRNLHLYASGLKGPIPDEVARLENLTELSISDTTGINSFPYISSNAIKNLILRNVSLSGSIPSYIWNKTDLKTLLRRDLSFNKLTGEVEVVKAPKNTYLTGNMLSGNISSGVFLNDKSNIDLSYNNFSLPSSCQEKSDINTYRSSNWKDNLSGMLPCAGPIKCLGYQRSLHINCGGESVNIINSLGKINYQPDNNETTTASTNQHSINWGVSNTGDFTDDGSDDDTYIISTDSTLSGEHSDLYKTARRSALSLVYYAFCLENETYNVNLHFMEIQFTEELYISLGRRIFDVYIQGKLFLRDFNIKEEANGTMKPIVQELKDVNVTNHVLEIRLYWAGKGTTLIPNRGYYGPLISAISLCHSQERRCGVEKTKHHSSYPMILGAIGGLVTILFLSLGIYAARKKYIEDKSIKERAQCLQTVCFTWRQLQAATNNFDQANKLGEGGFGSVFKGELSNGTMIAVKQLSSDSSQGNSEFVNEIGMISGLNHPNLVKLYGCCVEKNQLLLVYEYMEKNSLALALYGKSSHKLNWSTRQKICVGIARGLEFLHYGSTIKMVHRDIKTTNVLLDTDFNAKISDFGLARLHDEEHSHISTKIAGTIGYMAPEYALWGQLTEKADVYSFGIVAMEIVSGRSTVKKKGSADDIPLINWVLTLEKRGDIMEVIDPILEGDFKSEEAVRMIKVALVCTNSTLSLRPTMSEAVQMLEGELDITSVMPDHGLFGHNLSISKLVDIDTTTHGSSSTTTGMTDLEMKSFVSSNDLYPLNPESTIVKS
- the LOC108830581 gene encoding probable LRR receptor-like serine/threonine-protein kinase At1g29720 isoform X2, translated to MYEKTANQYTYVLYITNVFSYSTAVNALKEIATTLGIKRLNLSAGDPCNVRTLMIIQEKQGVIANSAKNNSIVCDCSFNSNTTCHIKVIEVKTLNLPGKLPPQLAKLRYLQKIDLCLNYLSGTIPMEWASLQYLTSISVCANRLTGNLPRGLQNFKNLTYLSVEANQFSGTIPDELGNVTSLTTLHLASNNFTGSLPSTLARLVNLEDVRVCDNDFTGVIPEFIGNWSRLRNLHLYASGLKGPIPDEVARLENLTELSISDTTGINSFPYISSNAIKNLILRNVSLSGSIPSYIWNKTDLKTLDLSFNKLTGEVEVVKAPKNTYLTGNMLSGNISSGVFLNDKSNIDLSYNNFSLPSSCQEKSDINTYRSSNWKDNLSGMLPCAGPIKCLGYQRSLHINCGGESVNIINSLGKINYQPDNNETTTASTNQHSINWGVSNTGDFTDDGSDDDTYIISTDSTLSGEHSDLYKTARRSALSLVYYAFCLENETYNVNLHFMEIQFTEELYISLGRRIFDVYIQGKLFLRDFNIKEEANGTMKPIVQELKDVNVTNHVLEIRLYWAGKGTTLIPNRGYYGPLISAISLCHSQERRCGVEKTKHHSSYPMILGAIGGLVTILFLSLGIYAARKKYIEDKSIKERAQCLQTVCFTWRQLQAATNNFDQANKLGEGGFGSVFKGELSNGTMIAVKQLSSDSSQGNSEFVNEIGMISGLNHPNLVKLYGCCVEKNQLLLVYEYMEKNSLALALYGKSSHKLNWSTRQKICVGIARGLEFLHYGSTIKMVHRDIKTTNVLLDTDFNAKISDFGLARLHDEEHSHISTKIAGTIGYMAPEYALWGQLTEKADVYSFGIVAMEIVSGRSTVKKKGSADDIPLINWVLTLEKRGDIMEVIDPILEGDFKSEEAVRMIKVALVCTNSTLSLRPTMSEAVQMLEGELDITSVMPDHGLFGHNLSISKLVDIDTTTHGSSSTTTGMTDLEMKSFVSSNDLYPLNPESTIVKS
- the LOC108830581 gene encoding probable LRR receptor-like serine/threonine-protein kinase At1g29720 isoform X4 produces the protein MYEKTANQYTYVLYITNVFSYSTAVNALKEIATTLGIKRLNLSAGDPCNVRTLMIIQEKQGVIANSAKNNSIVCDCSFNSNTTCHIKVIEVKTLNLPGKLPPQLAKLRYLQKIDLCLNYLSGTIPMEWASLQYLTSISVCANRLTGNLPRGLQNFKNLTYLSVEANQFSGTIPDELGNVTSLTTLHLASNNFTGSLPSTLARLVNLEDVRVCDNDFTGVIPEFIGNWSRLRNLHLYASGLKGPIPDEVARLENLTELSISDTTGINSFPYISSNAIKNLILRNVSLSGSIPSYIWNKTDLKTLLRRDLSFNKLTGEVEVVKAPKNTYLTGNMLSGNISSGVFLNDKSNIDLSYNNFSLPSSCQEKSDINTYRSSNWKDNLSGMLPCAGPIKCLGYQRSLHINCGGESVNIINSLGKINYQPDNNETTTASTNQHSINWGVSNTGDFTDDGSDDDTYIISTDSTLSGEHSDLYKTARRSALSLVYYAFCLENETYNVNLHFMEIQFTEELYISLGRRIFDVYIQGKLFLRDFNIKEEANGTMKPIVQELKDVNVTNHVLEIRLYWAGKGTTLIPNRGYYGPLISAISLCHSQERRCGVEKTKHHSSYPMILGAIGGLVTILFLSLGIYAARKKYIEDKSIKERAQCLQTVCFTWRQLQAATNNFDQANKLGEGGFGSVFKGELSNGTMIAVKQLSSDSSQGNSEFVNEIGMISGLNHPNLVKLYGCCVEKNQLLLVYEYMEKNSLALALYGKSSHKLNWSTRQKICVGIARGLEFLHYGSTIKMVHRDIKTTNVLLDTDFNAKISDFGLARLHDEEHSHISTKIAGTIGYMAPEYALWGQLTEKADVYSFGIVAMEIVSGRSTVKKKGSADDIPLINWVLTLEKRGDIMEVIDPILEGDFKSEEAVRMIKVALVCTNSTLSLRPTMSEAVQMLEGELDITSVMPDHGLFGHNLSISKLVDIDTTTHGSSSTTTEE
- the LOC108830581 gene encoding probable LRR receptor-like serine/threonine-protein kinase At1g29720 isoform X3; protein product: MYEKTANQYTYVLYITNVFSYSTAVNALKEIATTLGIKRLNLSAGDPCNVRTLMIIQEKQGVIANSAKNNSIVCDCSFNSNTTCHIKVIEVKTLNLPGKLPPQLAKLRYLQKIDLCLNYLSGTIPMEWASLQYLTSISVCANRLTGNLPRGLQNFKNLTYLSVEANQFSGTIPDELGNVTSLTTLHLASNNFTGSLPSTLARLVNLEDVRVCDNDFTGVIPEFIGNWSRLRNLHLYASGLKGPIPDEVARLENLTELSISDTTGINSFPYISSNAIKNLILRNVSLSGSIPSYIWNKTDLKTLYLTGNMLSGNISSGVFLNDKSNIDLSYNNFSLPSSCQEKSDINTYRSSNWKDNLSGMLPCAGPIKCLGYQRSLHINCGGESVNIINSLGKINYQPDNNETTTASTNQHSINWGVSNTGDFTDDGSDDDTYIISTDSTLSGEHSDLYKTARRSALSLVYYAFCLENETYNVNLHFMEIQFTEELYISLGRRIFDVYIQGKLFLRDFNIKEEANGTMKPIVQELKDVNVTNHVLEIRLYWAGKGTTLIPNRGYYGPLISAISLCHSQERRCGVEKTKHHSSYPMILGAIGGLVTILFLSLGIYAARKKYIEDKSIKERAQCLQTVCFTWRQLQAATNNFDQANKLGEGGFGSVFKGELSNGTMIAVKQLSSDSSQGNSEFVNEIGMISGLNHPNLVKLYGCCVEKNQLLLVYEYMEKNSLALALYGKSSHKLNWSTRQKICVGIARGLEFLHYGSTIKMVHRDIKTTNVLLDTDFNAKISDFGLARLHDEEHSHISTKIAGTIGYMAPEYALWGQLTEKADVYSFGIVAMEIVSGRSTVKKKGSADDIPLINWVLTLEKRGDIMEVIDPILEGDFKSEEAVRMIKVALVCTNSTLSLRPTMSEAVQMLEGELDITSVMPDHGLFGHNLSISKLVDIDTTTHGSSSTTTGMTDLEMKSFVSSNDLYPLNPESTIVKS